The Metabacillus schmidteae nucleotide sequence TTTTAAATAATGAACTTGTTTATTTCCCATTTCTCCACAGCCCATTTGTGAATATAGAGTGGAGAAAAATTCAACTCTCATTTCAAGAAAGGAGTTTTCTCTTGTTAAGCGGGGAATAGACAAAGGGTGTGTGTAAACTGGAATTTGTTGTTCCGTAAAAATACGATTCACCAAGCCGACATGGTCAATATGATGGTGAGTTAAAATAATGTCAGTTAAATCTGAAATAGAACATCCCATTTCATTTAACTGTTTATTTAATGCATTGAAACAACCCTCGTTATTAAGCCCTGCATCAATTAAAGAAAGAGAATCTTCAGATTTCACAATGTAAAAATTAATACTTCTTAAACTTGATTGTGTGGGAACAATAACCGGAAAAATTTCATAATTGCTATTCATGTTCATATATACCACCTCTCCTTATAACAATAGTACTACAAAACCAGTTTATATTAAATATATTATATAATGTAATATTTACGAAGAAATTATTTATATAATGAATTAATGGTGAAAAAGTCTTTTTTATATGGGTTTTTCTTTATTTTACAAAAATTTATATAATATTTTATTTACGAAAGTTTAAAAAAGATATTGATTAATAGTGCTTTCGGATATATTCTAATAGTTAGAATACTTAAAAAGGAGGATAGGTATTTTTGTAAGCGGTTACTAAAGACTGTAAAGGGGTGGATGAATGTGAAGAAAAGATTAGGTAAAATGTTCAGTTTCATCTTGGTTTTAACCTTACTAGCTGCTTGTGGAAACAGTGCCATTAATACAAGTACAAATGAAGAAGAAAATGAATCCTCTCAACAAGGTGATAGCAACGAAACGATTAAGATTGGTTCAATTCTTCCGTTTTCTGGTGTTTACGCTTCTCTTGGGAAAGATTTATCAGATGGAATGAAGTTGTATTTTGACAGTATTGATTGGGAAGTAGAGGGAAAAAAGATTGAATTAATTGAGGAAGATACAGAGGCAGATCCCCAGGTTGCTTTACGAAAACTACGTAAACTTATGGATCAGGATGATATTGATATTTTAAATGGATCAGTCAGTACGGCTGTTGCTTATGCAATTCGTGATGAAGTTGATTCCAAGAAATTGCCATATCTTACTTCACATGCAGGAGGAAATGATTTAACTAGAGCAAAACGCAGTGATTATATTTGGAGATCATCCTTTTCATCATGGCAAATAGGTCACTCTATGGGTGAATGGGCGTTTGAAAATGTAGGAGATAAAATATACATTGCAGCTGCTGATTATGCATTTGGAAGGGAAGTTTCACAAGCATTTATTGAGGCTTATACAAATGCAGGCGGAGAAATTGTTGGTGAAGTGTATCCACCTCTTGGGAATAATGACTATTCTTCTTATTTAACCACAATTGGTGGAGTGGAAGCAGATGGTGTTTATGCATTTTTTGCCGGTAGTGATGCTGTACGATTCGTTCAACAGTATGAGCAGTTTGGATTAAAAGAAAAATACAAGCTTGTTGGTTCTGGATGGTTAGTGGCTGAAGATTTACGTGAAACGATTGGGAACGCTGCAGAAGGTACTTACGCGTCAACATTCTGGGATTACAGTTTAGAAACTGAGGAAAATCAAGCGTTTGTTAAAGCGTACGAAGAAGCTTATAACAGAAGACCAACAATTGAATCGTTAGAAGGCTATGATGCTGCACGAATCATCGCTGAAGCACTTGCTACTACTAAAGGAGATGTTTCAGATTCAGATAAGTTTGTGGAGGCTATGGCCAATGTTTCGTTTACAAGTCCAAGAGGTACCATTTCCTTTGATAAAGAAACACATCATGTCATTCAAGACATGTACATTTCTGAAACGATCATTTCTGAAGGGAAAACAGAGAACAAAATCATTGATACGATTGAAAAAGTTCAGGATCCTGGCAAGTAATGATGATAAGAAAGGAGTTTTGAGATGGATTTAATCGGAGCGCAATTAGTAAATGGTGTGTCATATGGTCTGCTTCTATTTGTCATCACATGTGGATTATCACTTGTCTTTGGGATTTTGGGAGTTTTAAATTTAGCACATGGTTCAATGTATATGTTCGGTGCCTACATCGCTTATTCACTAACCGCAACATATACCCAAAGCTTTTGGATAGCATTACTAATTGCCCCGATATGTGTAGCGTTGTTAGCGTTAGTGGTGGAGCTTGTCTTGCTCCGCCCTACCTACAAATTAGGCCATTTATCTCAAGTATTGCTTACATTCGGCCTAGCTTATGTTTTTCATGACATCGCATCACATATTTGGGGATCTAATGTTCTTACAATTAAAGTTCCTTCTGTTTTTTCAGGCTCCATCTCTATATTTGGTCAAGTTTTCCCAGTATATCGAATTGTGGTTATTGTGATTGGGATTATTATTGCGGCATTATTATGGTTTATCCAAGCAAAAACAAGATGGGGGGCCATTATTCGAGCGGGTTTGAATGATAAAGAAATGGTTAGTGCCCTTGGAGTAAATATTACACTTGTATTTACTATTGTCTTTGTCATTGGTGGACTTCTAGCTGGTTTTGGTGGTGTTATTGCAGGTCCAATCCTCGGAATTTATCCTAGTATGGAATTCCAAACATTAATACTTGCCCTTGTTGTGCTTGTTATTGGGGGACTTGGTTCAATAGCAGGAACATTAGTGGCCGGCCTGCTTGTAGGAGTATTTGAAACATTTAGTCGATTTGTGTTCCCTGATCTCAGCATGTTCCTTATA carries:
- a CDS encoding ABC transporter substrate-binding protein — its product is MNVKKRLGKMFSFILVLTLLAACGNSAINTSTNEEENESSQQGDSNETIKIGSILPFSGVYASLGKDLSDGMKLYFDSIDWEVEGKKIELIEEDTEADPQVALRKLRKLMDQDDIDILNGSVSTAVAYAIRDEVDSKKLPYLTSHAGGNDLTRAKRSDYIWRSSFSSWQIGHSMGEWAFENVGDKIYIAAADYAFGREVSQAFIEAYTNAGGEIVGEVYPPLGNNDYSSYLTTIGGVEADGVYAFFAGSDAVRFVQQYEQFGLKEKYKLVGSGWLVAEDLRETIGNAAEGTYASTFWDYSLETEENQAFVKAYEEAYNRRPTIESLEGYDAARIIAEALATTKGDVSDSDKFVEAMANVSFTSPRGTISFDKETHHVIQDMYISETIISEGKTENKIIDTIEKVQDPGK
- a CDS encoding branched-chain amino acid ABC transporter permease, with product MDLIGAQLVNGVSYGLLLFVITCGLSLVFGILGVLNLAHGSMYMFGAYIAYSLTATYTQSFWIALLIAPICVALLALVVELVLLRPTYKLGHLSQVLLTFGLAYVFHDIASHIWGSNVLTIKVPSVFSGSISIFGQVFPVYRIVVIVIGIIIAALLWFIQAKTRWGAIIRAGLNDKEMVSALGVNITLVFTIVFVIGGLLAGFGGVIAGPILGIYPSMEFQTLILALVVLVIGGLGSIAGTLVAGLLVGVFETFSRFVFPDLSMFLIFGLMVVILVVKPNGLFGKKVA